The Barnesiella intestinihominis YIT 11860 genome includes a window with the following:
- a CDS encoding 3-deoxy-D-manno-octulosonic acid transferase, giving the protein MIYNFGIYCYKQLVALAGIRNVKARKLTQGQKGIFDYLSRHADPQGGYLWIHASSLGEFEQGRPLIEAIKKAQPDTKILLTFFSPSGYEVRKDYSGADLICYLPFDLPGNVRRFLDLTKPTKAIFIKYEFWANYLNELKRRNIPTYIVSAIFRPKQIFFRSYGGYFRRILKNFTHLYIQDERSRQLLASIGIDNVSIVGDTRFDRVGDIRRTAKELPLVEAFAQGKKILIAGSSWPKDEEFITRYFNHNDNIKLILAPHEIHESHLQSIERLLKRPAIRYTQATIDTVQSYDCLIIDCFGLLSSIYRYGTVAYVGGGFGAGIHNIAEAAVYDIPVIFGPNHRRFKEAHELIACGGGFAIHNSQEFATVADKLLTNPKYLASARKNAGDYISTHAGATKLILKELFGIEE; this is encoded by the coding sequence TTGATTTATAATTTTGGAATATATTGCTATAAACAATTAGTCGCACTCGCCGGAATACGAAATGTCAAGGCCCGGAAACTGACTCAGGGACAAAAAGGAATCTTCGATTACCTCTCCCGGCATGCCGATCCGCAAGGAGGTTATTTGTGGATACATGCCTCGTCCCTCGGAGAGTTCGAACAAGGACGTCCGCTTATCGAAGCCATAAAAAAAGCGCAACCCGATACCAAAATATTACTCACGTTTTTCTCTCCATCGGGTTACGAAGTCCGCAAAGATTATTCGGGAGCGGATCTTATTTGCTACCTTCCGTTCGACCTGCCGGGCAATGTAAGACGATTCCTCGACTTGACCAAACCCACGAAAGCCATATTTATTAAATATGAATTTTGGGCGAACTACCTCAACGAACTTAAACGCAGGAATATACCCACGTATATTGTCTCGGCTATCTTCCGCCCCAAACAAATATTCTTCCGTTCTTATGGAGGATACTTTCGTCGCATTTTGAAAAACTTTACCCACCTTTATATACAGGACGAACGCTCCCGACAACTACTCGCCAGTATAGGCATCGACAATGTATCGATCGTAGGTGACACTCGTTTCGACCGGGTCGGCGACATTCGTCGCACGGCCAAAGAATTACCTCTTGTCGAAGCGTTCGCACAAGGGAAAAAGATACTTATTGCCGGCAGCTCGTGGCCCAAAGACGAGGAGTTCATTACTCGATATTTCAATCACAACGATAATATCAAACTCATTCTGGCCCCACACGAAATACACGAATCTCATTTGCAATCGATAGAGAGACTACTGAAACGCCCGGCTATACGTTACACACAAGCCACAATCGACACCGTACAGTCGTATGATTGCCTCATCATAGACTGCTTCGGGCTTCTCTCCTCCATTTACAGATACGGAACCGTCGCTTACGTCGGTGGAGGATTCGGAGCCGGCATACACAATATTGCCGAAGCTGCCGTATATGACATACCCGTTATTTTCGGGCCTAACCATCGCCGATTCAAAGAAGCCCACGAACTCATAGCATGCGGAGGCGGCTTTGCAATCCACAACAGTCAAGAATTTGCAACCGTTGCCGACAAACTACTAACCAATCCCAAATACTTAGCCTCTGCCAGAAAAAATGCAGGTGATTACATTTCGACTCATGCCGGAGCAACCAAACTCATTTTGAAAGAGTTGTTCGGGATAGAAGAATAA
- a CDS encoding S8 family peptidase: protein MIRPILLLSFFIAFTANNIAQEQQYRIWFNDKPESVHSVDEPEKFLSEQAIAHREKQNIPIDSTDLPIDPVRLKKLSELGARILATSKWLNTATIALTDTTDLSAIASLSFVKKHESLGIAVQPVSNLKKRQKQIESESENPYGDATLQIDVHNGDELHRAGFTGKGMTIAVIDGGFFNADRNPKFDPNKIIGNQDFIDKKMDFTHGDTHGSSVLSTMLVKDSSVFIGTAPDAAYWLLRSEDTDTEYPAEEDYWVAALEYADSIGADVITSSLGYSEFDDSRFNHTWDQLDGKSAFISQAAAMGVQKGLLIVVSAGNEGGNTWGKTTFPGDVDGVLTVGAVSPNLKPAYFSGRGFTADGRIKPDIMGIGATAATITPEGNTAWKDGTSFSAPIIAGLTACLRQALPDLSAQEIVGLIKNNSSQSLTPDSVMGYGIPDFYAAYRQGTGIEPSLKEDIPLQIIDREGIPVIKIKRLPIGETSITLHIYTLEGVIIQEYNVSENSETPLYTLKKGIYILAARCQSNYWTQKIQRL, encoded by the coding sequence ATGATACGCCCGATACTGCTATTATCCTTTTTCATCGCTTTCACAGCCAATAATATAGCACAAGAGCAACAATACCGGATATGGTTCAACGACAAGCCCGAATCGGTTCACTCGGTCGATGAACCCGAGAAATTCTTATCAGAACAGGCTATCGCCCATCGGGAAAAACAGAATATTCCCATAGACTCCACCGATTTACCCATAGACCCCGTCCGATTAAAAAAACTTTCGGAACTCGGAGCCCGTATATTGGCCACATCGAAGTGGCTGAACACCGCCACCATAGCATTGACCGATACAACCGACTTATCGGCAATCGCCTCTCTGTCGTTCGTCAAAAAGCACGAAAGTTTAGGAATAGCCGTACAACCTGTCTCTAACCTCAAAAAAAGGCAGAAACAAATCGAATCGGAATCCGAGAATCCCTACGGAGATGCCACCCTGCAAATAGATGTACACAATGGGGACGAATTACATCGAGCTGGATTCACCGGAAAAGGAATGACAATCGCCGTCATCGATGGTGGATTCTTCAACGCAGACCGCAATCCCAAGTTCGACCCAAATAAAATTATCGGGAACCAGGACTTCATAGACAAGAAAATGGATTTCACGCACGGAGATACACACGGTTCGTCCGTCCTATCGACCATGTTGGTCAAAGACAGTTCCGTCTTTATCGGTACAGCCCCCGATGCCGCATACTGGCTCTTGCGTTCGGAAGATACCGATACGGAATATCCGGCAGAAGAAGATTATTGGGTGGCGGCTCTCGAATATGCCGACAGCATAGGAGCCGATGTGATAACCTCTTCTCTCGGTTACTCCGAATTCGACGATTCCCGATTCAACCACACATGGGATCAACTTGACGGCAAATCGGCATTTATTTCCCAAGCAGCCGCTATGGGAGTACAAAAAGGATTGCTCATCGTGGTAAGTGCAGGGAACGAAGGAGGTAACACCTGGGGAAAGACAACTTTTCCGGGCGATGTCGATGGCGTTCTCACGGTAGGAGCAGTTTCACCCAATCTGAAACCTGCATATTTCTCCGGCAGGGGATTTACGGCCGACGGCCGCATTAAGCCCGATATCATGGGAATCGGGGCTACCGCCGCAACAATAACACCCGAAGGAAACACGGCATGGAAAGACGGGACCTCATTTTCCGCGCCGATAATAGCAGGACTTACAGCCTGTCTGCGACAAGCTCTTCCCGACCTTTCTGCACAGGAAATCGTCGGACTCATCAAAAATAACAGTTCGCAATCTTTAACACCCGATTCCGTCATGGGATACGGCATACCCGATTTCTATGCAGCCTATCGTCAAGGAACCGGAATCGAACCCTCCCTAAAAGAAGATATTCCTCTACAAATCATTGACAGGGAAGGAATCCCCGTCATAAAAATAAAAAGGCTACCGATCGGCGAGACCTCAATTACCCTCCACATATACACTTTGGAAGGCGTTATTATACAAGAGTATAATGTTTCGGAAAATTCTGAAACGCCCTTGTACACATTGAAAAAAGGGATATATATACTGGCAGCCCGCTGTCAATCAAATTATTGGACTCAAAAAATACAACGGTTATGA
- a CDS encoding Ig-like domain-containing protein — protein MKKNYFLHTAILLVALVCGSVPVWSQTYKKISSIEELTDGKYVIAYENMAMENKANGSRIAATAINVTDNAIISPDASIIWEITTTANGMSINNNGTYVVGVNSNNASLSSNFEEKTCEWNFSVEKDNFRATNVQYSNRFLQYNSSSKWFACYQSNSNQKDLTLYKLEETGKSNPELTFSGITGDITKMLADGSYSSKATTKSDATIVYSSSNQEVATIDQQGTVTLLAGGTTVIKAEVAETATFNASFIEYTLKVTDPAALKTFVKVTNDAVTEGKYIIVYQANDDANSVMALNTTNAGKFFGNTEIDLTENKIVTDDKTVMWDITLESDDHYSISNGNIFVGFKGNNNEAYIYNDYTIGECGWNFIYDENNKVFKIQNAGVNTRYLQFNANNNQYRFACYTGSQKHLTLYKQEDSRTAVEVTFNEIDGNQTLFFTKGFTYNSAATATPTRPITYSSSNQEVATISTEGVVTLVGAGTTVIKASTAADNTYQEGAAQYTLTVRNTSVALPYQIDFKTEGLGDWLTYTTEGTVEWESTNYGVQANGFNKGVGEAYLISPAVTALDIVLAFSSQKSFNGNDLQLFYSTDFDPSIMSQPSDASWTEITDMATWATSQETTESGNIELHDLTAPIRFAFKYTCEANEAARWTIVELSIAKGQPSGIEDVATNEMKVINGKGQVTIETAEAMPIAIYALTGAQVRQIELVEGTNIIELPAGIYLIGNKKVVVF, from the coding sequence ATGAAAAAAAATTACTTCTTACACACAGCTATTTTATTAGTAGCGTTGGTTTGTGGTTCTGTCCCGGTGTGGAGCCAGACTTACAAAAAAATATCTTCTATCGAAGAACTTACCGATGGAAAATATGTAATAGCTTATGAAAACATGGCTATGGAAAATAAAGCTAATGGTTCTAGAATTGCTGCTACTGCAATCAATGTTACAGATAATGCTATTATTAGTCCCGATGCATCTATTATTTGGGAGATTACAACAACAGCAAACGGTATGAGCATTAACAATAATGGAACATATGTCGTTGGTGTAAATAGCAATAATGCCTCTCTTTCTTCAAACTTTGAAGAAAAAACATGTGAATGGAATTTTTCTGTGGAAAAAGACAATTTTCGAGCCACCAACGTACAATATAGTAATCGATTTTTGCAATATAACAGCAGCAGTAAGTGGTTTGCATGTTACCAGTCAAATAGCAACCAAAAAGATTTGACACTCTACAAATTGGAAGAAACGGGAAAATCAAATCCCGAATTAACATTTAGCGGAATCACTGGCGACATAACCAAAATGTTGGCAGACGGAAGTTACAGCAGCAAAGCCACAACGAAATCGGATGCCACTATCGTTTACAGCAGCAGTAATCAAGAAGTAGCTACCATCGACCAACAAGGTACGGTAACGCTCCTTGCCGGAGGAACAACTGTAATCAAGGCCGAAGTTGCCGAAACAGCGACTTTCAACGCCTCTTTTATCGAATATACGTTGAAAGTAACAGATCCGGCAGCTCTCAAAACATTTGTAAAAGTGACTAATGACGCCGTAACCGAAGGGAAATATATTATCGTCTATCAAGCAAATGATGATGCCAACTCGGTAATGGCTTTGAATACAACCAATGCCGGGAAATTCTTTGGAAACACCGAAATAGATCTTACCGAAAATAAAATCGTCACCGACGACAAAACAGTTATGTGGGACATTACCCTAGAATCGGACGATCATTACTCTATCAGCAACGGAAATATATTTGTAGGATTTAAGGGTAACAATAATGAAGCCTATATATACAATGACTATACAATCGGAGAATGCGGTTGGAATTTTATATACGATGAGAATAATAAAGTTTTCAAAATCCAAAATGCTGGTGTAAATACTCGTTATTTACAATTCAATGCTAACAACAATCAATATCGATTCGCTTGCTATACCGGTTCCCAAAAACACCTTACTCTTTATAAACAAGAAGACAGCAGAACAGCCGTAGAAGTAACGTTCAATGAAATAGACGGAAACCAAACCTTATTCTTCACAAAAGGATTCACCTACAATAGTGCAGCTACTGCTACTCCAACAAGGCCTATCACTTACAGCAGCAGTAACCAAGAAGTAGCGACCATCAGCACAGAAGGTGTAGTAACACTCGTAGGTGCAGGAACAACTGTAATCAAAGCCTCCACTGCTGCCGATAACACCTATCAAGAAGGTGCTGCCCAATACACACTGACCGTTCGTAATACATCGGTAGCACTTCCTTATCAAATTGATTTCAAGACAGAAGGATTAGGCGATTGGCTCACCTATACAACCGAGGGAACAGTAGAATGGGAATCGACCAATTATGGGGTTCAAGCTAATGGTTTCAATAAAGGAGTCGGTGAGGCTTATTTAATCTCTCCCGCCGTAACAGCCTTAGATATAGTTTTAGCGTTCAGCAGTCAAAAGTCATTTAACGGTAACGATTTACAACTGTTCTACTCAACCGATTTCGACCCCAGCATCATGTCGCAACCGAGCGATGCCTCATGGACCGAAATCACCGATATGGCAACATGGGCTACCAGCCAAGAAACGACCGAATCGGGTAACATCGAGCTGCACGATCTCACCGCGCCCATTCGTTTCGCTTTCAAATACACTTGTGAAGCCAATGAAGCTGCCCGTTGGACAATCGTCGAGCTGTCAATCGCAAAAGGTCAACCTAGCGGTATCGAAGATGTAGCCACCAATGAAATGAAAGTCATCAACGGCAAAGGTCAAGTAACCATCGAAACTGCCGAAGCTATGCCTATCGCTATCTATGCACTCACCGGAGCACAAGTTCGACAAATAGAACTTGTCGAGGGAACCAACATTATAGAATTACCGGCCGGTATTTATCTGATCGGAAATAAAAAAGTAGTCGTATTTTAA
- the xseA gene encoding exodeoxyribonuclease VII large subunit — MTSGKKEFSLLELNACVRNTLQESLPERYWVRAEISEARIHPSGHCYLELIEKEEQSGKTVAKARATIWATTFRLLQPWFEQSTGQLFTSGIKILIQVSISFHELYGYNLTVHDIDPAYTLGDAARRRAAILQQLREEGVADMNKELTWPILPQRIAVISSPSAAGYGDFMNQIQNNSYGYKIYTVLFPAAMQGDQTEQSIIHALDRINRHEELFDGVVIIRGGGATSDLNSFDSYPLAVNVAQFPLPVITGIGHERDDTVIDMVANTRVKTPTAAAEWIIARMHEADTYAVNLSHTVSSEVRSRIDREKQTIQRATSSLPLLIERLILGEKHKTGLLTQQIKLALRAVIDSERNKLDHTEKTVRLLSPQSLLERGYSLTLHGNRVVKSVAELSPGDSIETIFADGKTTSRIEKTEPSKTK, encoded by the coding sequence ATGACCTCCGGGAAAAAAGAATTTTCACTACTCGAACTAAATGCTTGCGTGCGCAATACCCTACAAGAGTCTTTGCCGGAACGGTATTGGGTACGCGCCGAAATCAGCGAGGCGAGAATACACCCTTCCGGTCACTGTTATTTGGAACTGATCGAGAAAGAAGAACAATCCGGGAAAACCGTAGCCAAAGCCAGAGCCACCATTTGGGCGACGACATTCCGATTATTGCAACCGTGGTTCGAGCAGTCGACCGGACAACTGTTCACATCGGGTATCAAAATTCTCATACAAGTCAGTATCTCTTTTCACGAGCTATACGGTTATAACCTGACCGTGCACGATATCGATCCCGCTTATACGTTGGGAGATGCGGCTCGTCGTCGAGCCGCCATACTGCAACAACTCCGGGAAGAAGGAGTGGCCGACATGAACAAAGAGCTCACATGGCCGATACTGCCGCAACGTATAGCGGTCATATCTTCTCCGTCGGCCGCCGGCTATGGCGACTTTATGAATCAAATACAAAACAATTCTTACGGGTACAAAATATACACTGTTCTCTTCCCGGCGGCCATGCAAGGCGACCAAACAGAACAATCTATCATTCATGCTCTCGACCGAATCAACCGGCACGAAGAGTTGTTCGATGGTGTCGTCATCATTCGGGGAGGAGGAGCGACGTCCGACTTGAATAGTTTCGACAGTTATCCTCTGGCCGTCAATGTAGCCCAATTCCCACTACCTGTCATTACCGGTATCGGGCACGAACGAGACGACACCGTTATCGACATGGTAGCCAACACACGGGTAAAAACCCCTACGGCGGCAGCCGAATGGATTATCGCTCGTATGCACGAAGCCGACACATATGCCGTCAATCTGTCTCACACGGTAAGCTCAGAAGTCCGTAGTCGAATCGACCGGGAAAAGCAGACGATACAACGCGCGACCTCCTCACTTCCACTGCTCATCGAACGACTGATACTCGGAGAAAAACATAAAACCGGATTGTTAACTCAACAAATCAAACTCGCTTTACGAGCCGTTATCGATTCGGAAAGGAACAAGCTAGACCATACGGAAAAGACTGTCCGGCTATTGTCTCCCCAGTCACTACTCGAACGAGGATATAGCCTGACCCTCCACGGCAACCGGGTCGTTAAAAGTGTCGCAGAGCTATCTCCCGGAGACTCGATAGAGACTATCTTTGCTGATGGCAAAACGACAAGCCGGATAGAAAAAACAGAACCTTCGAAAACAAAATAA
- the xseB gene encoding exodeoxyribonuclease VII small subunit, with translation MAKKTTLSYSDAIAELETIVNKLQNNEYEIDELQKCTTRSLELLKFCKSKLFETDEALQKILAELND, from the coding sequence ATGGCTAAAAAAACGACTCTCTCCTACTCCGATGCGATAGCCGAGTTGGAAACGATTGTAAACAAATTACAAAACAACGAATACGAAATAGACGAGCTGCAAAAATGCACGACACGTTCGCTCGAATTATTGAAATTCTGCAAATCCAAATTATTCGAGACCGACGAAGCTCTCCAAAAAATATTGGCCGAGTTGAACGATTAA
- the ispF gene encoding 2-C-methyl-D-erythritol 2,4-cyclodiphosphate synthase yields the protein MKTRIGFGFDVHKLVEGRELWLGGIRIEHTLGLLGHSDADVLIHALCDALLGAANMRDIGFHFPDTANEYKNIDSKILLKKTVELIREKGFSIGNADITVCAERPKLNPHIPLMQKTLSECMGIDLEDISIKATTTEKLGFTGREEGISAYAVVLLEK from the coding sequence ATGAAAACACGTATAGGTTTCGGATTCGATGTCCACAAATTGGTCGAAGGACGGGAATTATGGTTAGGAGGAATACGTATCGAGCACACCCTCGGACTCTTGGGACACTCCGATGCCGATGTTCTTATTCATGCTTTATGCGATGCCCTGCTCGGAGCGGCGAACATGCGTGACATAGGATTTCACTTCCCCGATACGGCCAACGAATATAAAAACATAGACAGCAAGATTTTACTAAAAAAGACCGTGGAGCTCATTCGAGAAAAAGGATTTTCGATAGGAAATGCCGACATAACGGTCTGTGCCGAACGCCCTAAACTCAACCCACATATTCCTCTCATGCAAAAAACACTTTCAGAATGTATGGGCATCGATCTTGAAGATATATCCATTAAAGCCACTACTACCGAAAAATTAGGCTTTACAGGAAGAGAGGAAGGAATTTCTGCTTATGCCGTAGTACTTTTGGAAAAATAA
- a CDS encoding low molecular weight protein-tyrosine-phosphatase → MEKEIKKPVKILFVCLGNICRSPAAEGVFKHMLRQRGITGRFEVDSAGTYSGHAGELPDPRMRSHAARRGYLLEHRSRPVRPDDFEKFDLILGMDDYNIDTLRSMADSPEEAAKVKRVTDYCRHYPVDCIPDPYYGGADGFENVLNILEDACEGIIEDFYIA, encoded by the coding sequence ATGGAAAAGGAGATAAAGAAACCCGTTAAAATACTTTTCGTCTGCCTCGGAAATATTTGCCGTTCGCCGGCTGCGGAAGGAGTATTTAAACATATGCTTCGACAACGGGGGATAACCGGTCGCTTCGAGGTAGACTCTGCCGGGACTTACAGCGGTCACGCCGGAGAATTACCCGACCCTCGCATGCGTTCACACGCTGCCCGACGCGGATATTTGCTGGAACATCGCAGTCGCCCTGTAAGACCCGATGATTTCGAGAAATTCGATTTGATTTTGGGTATGGACGATTACAACATCGATACGCTCCGTTCTATGGCCGACTCTCCCGAAGAAGCCGCAAAAGTAAAGCGTGTAACCGATTATTGCCGACATTACCCGGTAGATTGTATCCCCGACCCTTATTACGGTGGAGCCGACGGCTTTGAGAATGTATTGAATATCTTGGAAGATGCCTGTGAAGGAATAATCGAGGATTTTTACATCGCATGA
- the mnmA gene encoding tRNA 2-thiouridine(34) synthase MnmA has product MDSDKRVLIGMSGGIDSSAACMILQEQGYEVIGLTMRMWDLPRHFPNEGQSIPQFAIEAKELAEKIGIEHHILDVRDDFKRTVIKSFTDEYLKGNTPNPCVLCNKQFKWHYLLQEADRLNCQWVATGHYARISRKNNHFILNRGADPKKDQSYFLWRLGQQELARTIFPLGDITKEEIKQYVEKKGFHEKVEKKESMEVCFIPGDYRDFLREQLPDLDREVTGGYFIDAAGRKLGQHKGFPFYTIGQRKGLEIALGKPMFVTRINPIKNTIRLGERSELLTRNMVISDVIETIPGILNTSEPVDVQIRYRSAAIPATLRKGETPNEWIVCFQSDASAVTPGQSAVIYQNDCIIGGGIIADQRLLKKYAL; this is encoded by the coding sequence ATGGATTCTGACAAACGAGTATTGATAGGCATGAGCGGTGGTATCGACAGCTCTGCCGCATGCATGATATTACAAGAACAAGGGTACGAAGTAATCGGTCTCACCATGCGCATGTGGGATTTACCCCGACATTTCCCGAACGAAGGACAATCGATTCCTCAATTCGCCATAGAGGCCAAAGAACTGGCAGAGAAGATAGGAATAGAACACCACATTCTCGATGTGAGAGACGATTTCAAGAGAACGGTCATAAAAAGTTTTACCGACGAATATTTAAAAGGGAATACTCCCAACCCATGTGTTCTTTGCAATAAACAATTCAAATGGCATTACCTCTTGCAGGAAGCAGACCGGTTGAATTGCCAATGGGTCGCCACCGGACATTATGCTCGGATTTCACGGAAAAATAATCACTTCATACTAAACAGGGGCGCCGATCCTAAAAAAGATCAATCTTACTTTTTGTGGAGACTCGGACAGCAGGAACTTGCCAGAACCATTTTCCCGTTAGGCGACATCACCAAAGAGGAAATAAAACAATACGTCGAGAAAAAAGGATTCCACGAAAAAGTCGAAAAAAAAGAGAGTATGGAAGTTTGTTTCATACCGGGAGACTATCGGGACTTTTTACGTGAACAACTTCCCGACTTAGACCGGGAAGTGACAGGAGGATATTTTATCGATGCCGCCGGACGGAAGCTCGGACAGCACAAAGGATTCCCATTCTATACCATAGGGCAGCGCAAAGGATTGGAGATAGCTTTGGGGAAGCCCATGTTCGTCACCCGCATAAATCCGATAAAAAACACGATACGGTTGGGAGAACGGTCGGAACTGCTCACCCGGAATATGGTTATTAGCGATGTTATCGAAACCATACCCGGCATTCTGAATACATCGGAACCAGTCGACGTTCAAATTCGTTACCGCAGTGCGGCTATACCGGCGACCCTTCGCAAAGGAGAAACTCCTAACGAATGGATAGTCTGTTTTCAATCCGACGCTTCGGCGGTAACTCCGGGGCAATCGGCAGTCATTTACCAGAACGACTGTATTATCGGCGGTGGAATCATTGCCGATCAACGGTTATTAAAAAAGTATGCTCTATGA
- the gltX gene encoding glutamate--tRNA ligase: MSERKVRVRFAPSPTGALHIGGVRTALYNYLFAKQNHGDMIFRIEDTDSQRFVPGAEAYIIEALEWLGIKFDEGVSYGGNYGPYRQSERKDIYRKYVNQLLDAGKAYIAFDTPAELEAKRNEIANFQYDASTRMQMRNSLTMDKEEVDSLIAQGQQYVVRFKIEPGEDIVVDDLIRGEVTINSSILDDKVLYKSADNLPTYHLANIVDDHLMLVSHVIRGEEWLPSAPLHVLLYRAFGWEDTMPRFAHLPLLLKPDGKGKLSKRDGDRLGFPVFPLEWHDPKTGEVSSGYRESGYLPEAVVNFLALLGWNPGNDQEIMSMDELIELFSLEKCSKSGAKFDYEKGKWFNHKYIQEKSNEELTELFMPILEEKGIKADKSTVARIIGLVKGRVSFVKELWDQAAFFFVAPTTYEEKSVKKRWKEETPAQMRELIEILRNMDDFSSAPAEKVVLGWIEQNGYHLGNVMNAFRLAVVGECKGPHMFDITEIMGKEETIKRIERAIEYLG, from the coding sequence ATGTCCGAAAGAAAAGTCCGAGTGCGTTTCGCACCAAGCCCCACGGGAGCATTACATATTGGCGGGGTTCGTACCGCTCTCTATAACTATTTGTTTGCCAAGCAAAATCACGGAGATATGATCTTCCGTATCGAAGACACCGACTCTCAACGCTTCGTACCGGGAGCCGAGGCATACATTATCGAAGCCCTCGAATGGTTGGGAATCAAGTTCGACGAAGGGGTCAGCTACGGCGGAAATTACGGACCTTACCGGCAATCGGAACGAAAAGACATTTATCGTAAATATGTAAATCAACTGCTCGATGCGGGAAAAGCCTACATCGCATTCGATACTCCCGCCGAATTAGAAGCCAAGCGAAACGAAATCGCCAACTTCCAATACGACGCCTCCACTCGCATGCAAATGCGAAACTCGCTGACAATGGACAAAGAGGAAGTAGATTCCCTCATCGCACAAGGACAACAATATGTCGTAAGATTCAAAATAGAGCCGGGCGAAGACATCGTAGTCGACGATCTTATCAGAGGAGAAGTGACCATCAACTCGTCCATTCTCGACGACAAAGTGCTATACAAATCGGCAGACAATCTGCCCACCTATCACTTGGCGAATATCGTCGACGACCATCTAATGCTTGTCTCCCACGTAATCCGTGGAGAAGAGTGGTTACCCTCGGCTCCGTTGCACGTATTGCTCTACCGGGCTTTCGGTTGGGAAGACACCATGCCGCGGTTCGCCCATTTGCCCCTGTTGTTGAAACCCGACGGTAAAGGCAAGTTAAGCAAACGAGACGGCGACCGGTTGGGATTTCCCGTATTCCCGCTCGAATGGCACGACCCCAAAACCGGCGAAGTATCCTCGGGATATCGCGAGTCGGGTTACCTGCCCGAAGCCGTGGTTAATTTCCTCGCCCTGTTAGGCTGGAATCCCGGTAACGATCAGGAAATCATGTCGATGGACGAACTTATCGAACTCTTCTCTCTCGAAAAATGTAGCAAAAGCGGGGCTAAGTTCGACTATGAAAAAGGGAAATGGTTTAACCACAAATACATACAGGAGAAGAGCAACGAAGAGCTCACCGAGTTATTCATGCCTATTCTCGAAGAAAAAGGCATAAAAGCCGATAAATCCACCGTCGCCCGTATCATAGGCCTTGTAAAGGGTCGCGTAAGTTTCGTAAAAGAATTGTGGGATCAAGCAGCTTTCTTTTTTGTCGCACCGACTACCTACGAAGAAAAATCGGTAAAAAAACGCTGGAAAGAAGAGACCCCCGCTCAAATGCGTGAACTCATCGAAATATTGCGCAATATGGACGACTTCTCGTCTGCCCCGGCCGAAAAAGTCGTATTAGGTTGGATCGAACAGAACGGTTACCATTTGGGTAACGTCATGAATGCTTTCCGTTTGGCCGTAGTTGGGGAATGTAAAGGGCCTCACATGTTCGACATTACGGAAATCATGGGCAAAGAAGAGACTATCAAGCGTATCGAGCGGGCTATCGAATATTTAGGTTAA